The Candidatus Margulisiibacteriota bacterium genome segment GTTGTTGGCTGAATGTTAGACACTTTCGTCCCATTATTGTAGAGTTCGTCACAAGCCAAATCTATATCGTCATTCCAGCTAATGCCATAACCGCCAGCGTCAACTTTTACCTGCTCAAACAATCCGGTTACGTAAGTCAAGGGTTGAAAAGCTTCTATTTCTTTAAACAAAGGCTTTAGATCGTACTGTTTCCTTTCTCCCTTTTCAAACTGGACTAAAAGACAATGATCCGGCAGTGCTTTTACTTTTTTGACCTTGTGAAACATA includes the following:
- a CDS encoding DUF2442 domain-containing protein; this encodes MFHKVKKVKALPDHCLLVQFEKGERKQYDLKPLFKEIEAFQPLTYVTGLFEQVKVDAGGYGISWNDDIDLACDELYNNGTKVSNIQPTTNRFGGRQLSGRRRATGEQRVLLI